In the genome of Primulina eburnea isolate SZY01 unplaced genomic scaffold, ASM2296580v1 ctg808_ERROPOS3000000+, whole genome shotgun sequence, one region contains:
- the LOC140822356 gene encoding interactor of constitutive active ROPs 4-like: MPRTTRLTEVPQKQTPRGPPHLRTSSSASDLLHQRVRTERSPKIAEGRSPRGAQSDPVNKKKLGTRIADLESQLGQAQDELKSLKDQLVSVQTTKKVAQEQLDKKAKKQQNGPESIQIQEKHSASMKTEEMNMKNSSVAEFGSSDEVENETDVFEVPMETKTQVVSKSDDLSSEMPVVTEPENSTFNELGSMNDEINLLKTKLDEKDKEVDVFRQENQSLKNELNEKSLKMSSDQSQIEELIMKLNEVDQELENTKNNAFQINEKLIATEKAKEELENEMKRLRVQTEQWRKAADAAASVLAGGVEMNGRRISERCGSMDNHYRGTYEPVGVYPGYVDSPRPMDDESDDAFEGGKRKGSGIRMFGDLWKKKSQK, encoded by the exons ATGCCAAGAACAACAAG GTTAACAGAAGTGCCTCAAAAGCAAACTCCCCGAGGTCCCCCTCATCTCAGGACATCGAGCTCTGCTTCTGATCTACTACACCAGCGTGTTAGAACTGAAAGGAGCCCGAAAATTGCAGAGGGTCGTTCTCCTCGTGGTGCCCAGTCTGATCCGGTGAATAAAAAGAAGCTTGGGACGCGTATTGCTGATTTAGAATCTCAACTTGGACAAGCACAAGATGAGCTCAAAAGTCTTAAAGACCAATTAGTGTCAGTTCAAACTACCAAAAAAGTGGCTCAAGAACAGCTTGACAAGAAAGCAAAGAAACAACAAAACGGCCCAGAGTCGATCCAAATCCAAGAGAAGCACTCGGCTTCAATGAAAACCGAAGAAATGAACATGAAAAACAGCAGCGTCGCAGAGTTTGGATCGTCTGATGAAGTAGAGAACGAAACTGATGTTTTTGAAGTTCCTATGGAAACTAAGACACAAGTCGTATCTAAATCCGATGATTTGTCGTCTGAAATGCCGGTGGTAACAGAGCCAGAGAATTCCACTTTCAATGAGTTGGGATCAATGAATGATGAGATAAACTTGTTGAAAACCAAGCTAGATGAAAAAGACAAAGAAGTGGATGTTTTTCGTCAAGAAAATCAGAGTTTAAAGAACGAGCTTAACGAGAAATCACTTAAGATGTCATCAGATCAATCTCAGATTGAGGAGCTGATTATGAAGTTAAATGAAGTGGATCAAGAACTTGAAAATACTAAAAACAATGCATTCCAGATCAACGAGAAGCTAATAGCTACAGAAAAGGCAAAGGAAGAGTTAGAAAATGAGATGAAGAGGCTTCGGGTGCAAACCGAGCAATGGAGAAAAGCAGCTGATGCAGCAGCCTCAGTTCTAGCAGGGGGGGTAGAGATGAATGGAAGAAGGATATCTGAGAGGTGTGGATCCATGGATAATCATTATAGAGGAACATATGAACCGGTTGGTGTGTATCCTGGTTACGTTGATTCCCCTCGTCCAATGGACGATGAAAGTGATGATGCTTTTGAAGGCGGAAAAAGAAAGGGTTCAGGTATTAGAATGTTTGGGGACCTGTGGAAAAAGAAGAGTCAGAAGTAG